Proteins encoded together in one Apus apus isolate bApuApu2 chromosome Z, bApuApu2.pri.cur, whole genome shotgun sequence window:
- the GCNT1 gene encoding beta-1,3-galactosyl-O-glycosyl-glycoprotein beta-1,6-N-acetylglucosaminyltransferase: MLQRKLRVCHSSRFRLFLGLTLILVTISVLKVNQKQDFLNRRHLELTKEDPIGSVNCTKIIEGDIEEIEKVKLETLSVSFKKRRRLTTNDYINMTADCASFTKTRKYIMESLSNEEAEFPIAYSIVVYHKIEMLDRLLRSIYAPQNFYCIHVDKKSPESFFAAVKGIVSCFDNVFISSQLESVVYASWSRVQADINCMKDLYRRSSSWKYLINLCGMDFPIKTNQEIVEKLKALKGENSLETEKMPAYKEVRWKKHHEIIDGKIKNTGVDKQLPPLNTPIFSGSAYFVVSRRFVEYVLENSKILKFIEWAKDTYSPDEYLWATIQRIPEVPGAVSSSDKYDVSDMNALARFVKWQYFEGDVSKGAPYPPCSGVHVRSVCVFGVGDLNWMLRNHHFFANKFDTDVDPFAVKCLEEYLRHKTLYLQKN; this comes from the coding sequence ATGCTGCAGAGGAAATTACGGGTTTGCCACAGCTCACGTTTCAGGCTTTTCTTGGGTCTAACTCTTATTTTAGTaacaatttctgttttgaaagtcAACCAGAAACAAGACTTCTTAAATCGGAGACATCTAGAGCTGACCAAAGAAGATCCTATTGGCAGTGTTAACTGCACCAAGATTATAGAGGGAGACATAGAAGAAATTGAAAAGGTAAAGCTTGAGACGTTGTCAGTGTCATTTAAGAAACGCCGCAGACTAACAACAAATGACTATATTAACATGACAGCAGACTGTGCCTCCTTCACGAAGACTAGGAAATATATTATGGAATCTCTCAGCAATGAAGAAGCAGAATTTCCAATTGCTTACTCAATAGTGGTTTATCACAAAATTGAGATGCTTGATAGACTTCTAAGATCAATCTATGCCCCTCAGAATTTTTACTGCATTCATGTTGACAAAAAGTCTCCAGaatctttttttgctgctgtgaagGGAATAGTCTCATGTTTTGATAATGTCTTTATTTCCAGCCAGTTAGAGAGTGTTGTGTATGCTTCATggagcagggtgcaggcagACATTAATTGCATGAAAGATCTCTACAGAAGAAGCTCCAGCTGGAAATACCTAATAAACCTCTGTGGCATGGACTTTCCTATAAAGACGAACCAGGAAAtagtagaaaaattaaaagcccTTAAAGGTGAAAACAgcctggaaacagaaaaaatgcctGCTTATAAAGAAGTGAGATGGAAAAAACACCATGAGATTATTGATGGTAAAATAAAGAACACAGGTGTAGACAAACAACTACCACCTCTCAATACTCCAATTTTTTCTGGTAGTGCCTATTTTGTAGTTAGCAGAAGATTTGTAGAATATGTattagaaaacagcaaaatactcAAGTTCATTGAATGGGCAAAAGATACTTACAGCCCAGATGAGTACCTATGGGCAACAATTCAGAGAATCCCTGAAGTTCCGGGTGCAGTTTCTTCTAGTGACAAGTACGACGTTTCTGACATGAATGCACTAGCCAGATTTGTCAAGTGGCAGTACTTTGAAGGTGATGTGTCCAAAGGTGCACCCTACCCACCATGCAGTGGAGTTCATGTTCGGTCTGTCTGTGTTTTTGGGGTAGGAGACCTGAACTGGATGCTACGAAACCACCACTTCTTTGCTAATAAGTTTGACACTGATGTTGACCCTTTTGCAGTGAAATGTTTGGAGGAGTATTTGCGACACAAAACTTTGTATCTGCAAAAGAACTGA